The following nucleotide sequence is from Parvularculales bacterium.
TTCGGGTTTTATTTATGGGCTGACCATTGCCGATAGTTTTTTGAAAACCGGCTCTATGGGGACGGCGCTGGTTATCGGTGCCGAAACGCTCTCCAGAATTGTGGACTGGGAAGACCGTTCGACATGCGTTCTGTTTGGAGATGGGGCGGGGGCTGCGGTGGTGTGCGCCGAAGAGCCGAACGGAACAGGAACCGGCCGGCAGGGTATTTTGCATAGTCAGCTTTTGTGCGATGGCGGCTGTGCCGAGTTTTTACGCTCTACGGGGGGGCCATCCAGAACCCGGACGGTTGGCTATATCACCATGGATGGCCCGGAGATTTTTCGGCGTGCCATTAGCTATAGTGTGGACACCGCTCAGCAACTTCTTGATGAGGCCCGGTTGAGTGTTGCAGATATTGATTGGTTCATACCTCACCAGAGCAACAGACGTATCATGGATGGTATTATAAAACGCCTTGATATGCCTGAGAGTAAATTAATAGAGAACATTGCCGATTATGGCAATACATCGGCAGCCTCCGTTCCGATTGCCATGACGGAAGCCATCGGCGACGGGCGTATCAAGAAGGGAGATTTGCTGTTGTTGAGCGCCGTAGGGAGTGGGCTTACCTGGGCCGCCTTGTTGATGCGCTGGTAAAGGTACGGAAGGTATTGATTATTTGACGCATTTGGAGTGGTTGGATAAATTTTAGATACAGGGGTTTTATCCGGGGGGTAATGTGAGCGATAAAAGACCGGAAGGTACCAGAAGAAAGACAAAACAAATAACTGTATGAGGTGTGTGATGGTAGCAGGTGAAAAAGGAGAAAAGTCCGGTACGTTAACTCGCGCTGATTTAAGCGATTATGTTCATCTGGAGCTTGGGCTCTCGCGTAGTGAATCATCGGCGCTTGTTAATGCCCTGTTTGATGAAATCGTTAAAGGATTGAAGGAGAGCGGTCGCGTTAAACTATCTTCTTTCGGTACTTTTATATTGCGTGACAAAAAGAAACGTATGGGGCGCAATCCCAAGACTGGTGAAGCCGTTCCCATAGAACCACGGCGGGTGTTGGTTTTTCGGCCCAGCCAGACTATGAAAAGCCAGATTAATGAACAGTCTCCCCGCCACCGCACGTAAAGCCACCGCCTTTTCGGTCGTCCCGGGGGCGGATAATGGGCCAGATATAATGCGGGATTAAGACCCCGATAGGATGCCGTTTTCATGTCCAGTGCCATAAAATCGCCGCAGGCATTCAGAACCATCAGTGAAGCTTCGGATGAACTGGGGCTACCCTCTCATGTATTGCGGTTTTGGGAGAGTAGATTTCCGCAAATCAAGCCCATGAAGCGAAGCGGCGGACGGCGTTATTATCGTCCGGGGGATTTGTGCCTATTGCGTGGGATTCAGCATCTTTTGTATAAAGACGGGTATACGATTAAGGGGGTCCAGAAAATCTTGCGGGAACGTGGCGCACGCTCCGTCATTCAACTGGGAGCGGGTGAGGGGTTTCATGGGGATGGTGATGATTTACAGGCGGTGGATTTTGAAGACTCGGCCATGGAGAGCATTGAGAGCATTCATGCCAGCATGGCACCTGCTTATAACATCGTACCGGATGACGCAGAGCAAGAGCAAGAGCAAGAACAAGAACAAGAACAAGAACAAGAACCCACGACCTCTTCTCCCCCGGCCTCTCTCGCTGTGGCGGAGTTTCTGTCTGTGGAGCGGCGTCAACGGTTGGAGGCGGTGTCTGCAGATTTGTCAGAAGCGTTAAGGTTGCTGGAACGCATTACCGGTGAAGCACCTTCTGCCGAAGAAGAGCAAGAGGAGAGGTCTGAAGAATAGGGAAAGGCCGGGGTTGCTATGGGAGGGCGGTTCACTTAGGTTTCGGCTTGTCGGAGCGTAGCGCAGCCCGGTAGCGCACTTGTCTGGGGGACAAGGGGTCGTGGGTTCAAATCCCGCCGCTCCGACCATTGTTCTTGCTCTATAGGGAGCCGGTGCCTATTATTGCCAAGTCGTTTAGTACTACTACGGAGACAGGATAGATGTCGGCAATTATCGCTATTGCTCTTATGGTGATCGTTTTTTGTGCCCTTAATATAATTCAGTATGGCAGGGCCGATTAATCCGGTCTATGCGTCCAGCTTTTGCATCCAGCGAATGAGTTGCCCTGCGGGAAACGCCCACAGAACCCCCGCAACGCCGTAGTAGAGAACATGAATGAGGGTGTCGTCGGGCAATCTACCCCCGATTGTAGCTGCTACCATGACATAAAGGGTGATGCCTCCTATTAACACTAAAACGCCGATAAATTTGCGCACGCGGGAAGTCATGATATCTGCGGGACGGGTCCGGCGATGAGGACGGCCCCTGAATATGCAGTTCCCGAATATAGCGGACGTATGCTTAAACAGGCGGGGCAGGGGTCCGGTAAGCGGGTGGCCGTTTGGTTGTGGGTCATGTGTGGGGTGCTGGTTGTCATGATTGCTGTCGGTGGGATAACGCGTCTTACGGATTCGGGGCTTTCCATGACTCAGTGGCGGCCTGTAACGGGCTTTCTACCACCCTTAAGTCCGGCGGACTGGCAAGAAGAGTTCACCCGCTACAAGAAAATACCGGAATACCAATTTGTGAACAACGGTATGTCTCTGGAAGCGTTTAAATCTATTTATTGGTGGGAGTGGGGCCACCGGTTTTTGGGCCGTTTTATGGCGGTCGTCTTTTTGGCGGGGCTGGGATGGCTGGGATGGCGCGGTCATATTAAACGTACCATGCTTCCCAAACTGGGACTGGTTTTTCTGCTTGGCATGGCTCAGGCGGTATTGGGCTGGTATATGGTGAAAAGCGGCCTTACGGATAGGGTGGATGTCAGCCCGTACCGGTTGTCGGCTCATCTGGGGCTGGCGTTTATTATTTTGGCGGTCATGTTTCGGGCGGGGCTTATTTTTAAGGCTCAGGATGCTAACCCTCTCCTGTCTTCACCGTATAATGTTACTCGGATGAAGATCTGTACGGCCTGGGGCCTAACAGGATTGATTTTTGTGCAGATTTTACTGGGCGGTTTTGTCGCCGGGCTGGATGGAGGGCTGAGTTATAATAGTTGGCCCTTAATGGATGGTCGTCTGATACCTCAGGGCTTGCTGGCGATGGAGCCTTTATGGCGCAATTTTTTTGAAAACATTGTCACCGTCCAGTTTATGCACCGGCTTTTGGCTTACGTCCTGTTGTTGGCCGTCGTGATACATTGTGGCCGCTTATTATTAAGCGGAAGACGTAATGATAGATTTAATAGCGGCCTTATCTCATCTGCAGGGATGCTTTTGGCTGCAGTTACCGGGCAAACCCTGTTAGGCATTATAACCCTTATGCTGGTGGTGCCTTTTAGTTTGGCGTTATTGCATCAATTCGGGGCGGTGGTCGTTTTTATCGCGAGCCTGTACCACGGATGGCAGCTTACTTGCGCAGAGCAAACTTTTTCCTGCAGGGCAAATGTCCTCAAAGAGCCTGCTCCAGATCTGCAATAATATCTTCCACATCTTCAAGCCCAACGGAAAGACGCACTACGTCAGGAGCGGCGCCGGCGGCGGTTTTTTGAGCGTCATCTAATTGACGATGAGTTGTAGAGGCCGGATGAATAATCAAACTGCGGGTATCTCCCACATTAGCCAGATGGCTGAACAGTTTGACCTTGCCGACTAAATTCACACCGGCTTCATAGCCCCCCTTGAGGCCGAAGGTAAAAACGGCCCCGGCGCCTTTGGGGCAATATTTTTGGGCAAGGGTATGGTGAGGATCATCTGACAGGCCGGCGTAAGAGACCCAGGATATTTTGTCATGGCCTTTCAGAAAGGTTGCAACTCTATGAGCATTGTCGCAATGGCGTGCCATGCGCAGGGGAAGGGTTTCCATGCCGGTAAGAATAAGAAAGGCATTAAAGGGTGAAAGAGCAGGGCCTAAATCCCGTAATCCCAGAACCCGGCACGCTATGGCAAAGCTTATGGGACCGAATGTCTCGTGAAGTTTCATCCCATGATAAGAGTCACACGGTGCCGATAGGGTCGGGAAGCGGTCATCGGCGGACCAGTCAAACTTGCCACCGTCCACAATGACGCCACCCATGGAGTTGCCGTGTCCGCCGAGGAATTTGGTCGCCGAATGTATGATGATATCGGCGCCATGCTCAAGGGGGCGGCAGAGATAAGGAGACGCAAAGGTATTGTCAACAATCAAAGGAATGTGAGCCTCGTGAGCCATAGCGGCTATGGCGGCGATATCCGTGACGATGCCGCCAGGATTAGCGAGGCTTTCAATAAAAATTGCACGTGTCTTAGGGGTTATAGCGGCTTTGATAGTTTCGGGTTTTTGACTATCTGCCCAGTCAACATGCCAGTCGAATTTTTGAAAGGACTGCCCGAACTGATTGATAGAGCCGCCATACAGTTGACGGGCAGCAATGAAATGATCTCCCGGTTCCATGAGAGTATGAAAAATTAAAAGCTGCGCACTATGACCGGAAGCCGTTGCAAGGGCCGCCGTCCCGCCTTCCAGTGTTGCGATGCGCTCTTCCAGAACGGCATTGGTGGGGTTGGTAATGCGGGTGTAGATATTGCCGAACGCCTGCAAACCAAACAGAGAGGCCGCGTGATCAACATCATCGAAAACAAAAGACGTAGTTTGATATATGGGAGTCACCCGCGCTTTGGTGGTGGGGTCCGGCTGGTTTCCTGCGTGGATAGATTGCGTGTGAAAGCCATACTTGTTCTCTGTCATGTTTTCCTCTCATTTTAGATGTGCACGTACCGGCAAGATGCGTAGTGCCGGATTAGCGTCTATGCTACTTATTTATTTTGCCACAAAGGGTCGCGTTTTTCCAAAAACGCCCCAATGCCCTCTTGTGCATCATGGGCCAGCATATTGGTTACCATGATTTGGCTGGCATAGGCGTAAGCTTCTGACAAGGGCTGCTCTAACTGACGGTAAAACGCTTCCTTGCCGATTTGTACCGTAAGAGCCGATTTTTGCGCAATAGTTCCGGCCATGTGATTAACGGCGTCATCAAGGGAGTCCGGCGGAACGGATTTGTTGATGAGTCCATAATCGGCGGCGGTTCGGGCGTCCATCATCTCTCCCAGTAGCAGCATTTCCAT
It contains:
- a CDS encoding beta-ketoacyl-ACP synthase III, producing MKSSVIKGMGAHVPGRVITNKDLEKMVDTSDEWIVSRSGISRRHIVSEGEYTSDLALAAAQQALENAGMESSDIDAIIVGTTSPDYTLPSTAAVVQRELGVKGCAAFDVQAACSGFIYGLTIADSFLKTGSMGTALVIGAETLSRIVDWEDRSTCVLFGDGAGAAVVCAEEPNGTGTGRQGILHSQLLCDGGCAEFLRSTGGPSRTRTVGYITMDGPEIFRRAISYSVDTAQQLLDEARLSVADIDWFIPHQSNRRIMDGIIKRLDMPESKLIENIADYGNTSAASVPIAMTEAIGDGRIKKGDLLLLSAVGSGLTWAALLMRW
- a CDS encoding integration host factor subunit alpha codes for the protein MVAGEKGEKSGTLTRADLSDYVHLELGLSRSESSALVNALFDEIVKGLKESGRVKLSSFGTFILRDKKKRMGRNPKTGEAVPIEPRRVLVFRPSQTMKSQINEQSPRHRT
- a CDS encoding MerR family transcriptional regulator; the encoded protein is MSSAIKSPQAFRTISEASDELGLPSHVLRFWESRFPQIKPMKRSGGRRYYRPGDLCLLRGIQHLLYKDGYTIKGVQKILRERGARSVIQLGAGEGFHGDGDDLQAVDFEDSAMESIESIHASMAPAYNIVPDDAEQEQEQEQEQEQEQEPTTSSPPASLAVAEFLSVERRQRLEAVSADLSEALRLLERITGEAPSAEEEQEERSEE
- a CDS encoding DUF2842 domain-containing protein, whose translation is MTSRVRKFIGVLVLIGGITLYVMVAATIGGRLPDDTLIHVLYYGVAGVLWAFPAGQLIRWMQKLDA
- a CDS encoding COX15/CtaA family protein; its protein translation is MRTAPEYAVPEYSGRMLKQAGQGSGKRVAVWLWVMCGVLVVMIAVGGITRLTDSGLSMTQWRPVTGFLPPLSPADWQEEFTRYKKIPEYQFVNNGMSLEAFKSIYWWEWGHRFLGRFMAVVFLAGLGWLGWRGHIKRTMLPKLGLVFLLGMAQAVLGWYMVKSGLTDRVDVSPYRLSAHLGLAFIILAVMFRAGLIFKAQDANPLLSSPYNVTRMKICTAWGLTGLIFVQILLGGFVAGLDGGLSYNSWPLMDGRLIPQGLLAMEPLWRNFFENIVTVQFMHRLLAYVLLLAVVIHCGRLLLSGRRNDRFNSGLISSAGMLLAAVTGQTLLGIITLMLVVPFSLALLHQFGAVVVFIASLYHGWQLTCAEQTFSCRANVLKEPAPDLQ
- a CDS encoding O-acetylhomoserine aminocarboxypropyltransferase, giving the protein MTENKYGFHTQSIHAGNQPDPTTKARVTPIYQTTSFVFDDVDHAASLFGLQAFGNIYTRITNPTNAVLEERIATLEGGTAALATASGHSAQLLIFHTLMEPGDHFIAARQLYGGSINQFGQSFQKFDWHVDWADSQKPETIKAAITPKTRAIFIESLANPGGIVTDIAAIAAMAHEAHIPLIVDNTFASPYLCRPLEHGADIIIHSATKFLGGHGNSMGGVIVDGGKFDWSADDRFPTLSAPCDSYHGMKLHETFGPISFAIACRVLGLRDLGPALSPFNAFLILTGMETLPLRMARHCDNAHRVATFLKGHDKISWVSYAGLSDDPHHTLAQKYCPKGAGAVFTFGLKGGYEAGVNLVGKVKLFSHLANVGDTRSLIIHPASTTHRQLDDAQKTAAGAAPDVVRLSVGLEDVEDIIADLEQAL